The following proteins are encoded in a genomic region of Schistosoma mansoni, WGS project CABG00000000 data, supercontig 0241, strain Puerto Rico, whole genome shotgun sequence:
- a CDS encoding synembryn, putative has translation MSDDNSILEKFVLENDCNFAIDNVDCKTKEDILEECRKKLKNHTVSGLHTCLCCLRILTRDNILRKELTSEFFLSQVFKYAFEYNCNLEYSKTSLEALKSLSNILFKESCVIEPLKTMGLIKSVMESVDILIETENNERLLLCLKLLFLVTALDSASRQELIKSNALQMLMKIVKMKSSKITDLNVSAEALKVVYNILYSTRDDVTKELGDDIRNLVVMLRCILQDPMLSEFNSYALVSQVVNVLNIIPKHLYKHLLDGNFNDHATDNLIKDSAPENKTNGMSSIETLIDFLHSQLKLDAGKESETASDIRTDERICPILNCLTRASKSNRQIRKFCRLKVLPYLGKDVKRLPEDGDNIRNYLCKLLTHPVQIVGESAALFIFVLCKENIGRAVKYTGFGNFAGFLARHALLGKPSKVNRESNCNVESDEYSATSTESETEEYKRLKEDVNPVTGRWEIPQPNPMENMSEEQKEYLAMDLVQKIDKLERSGLIQPGTIGEDGRVRPVQHILELIQTKEEDQKSNESVN, from the exons ATGAGCGATGACAATTCAATTTTGGAAAAGTTTGTATTAGAG AACGATTGTAACTTTGCTATTGACAATGTTGATTGTAAAACGAAGGAG GACATATTGGAAGAATGCCGTAAAAAGTTAAAGAACCATACAGTTTCTGGACTGCATACTTGTCTTTGCTGTTTGCGAATATTGACACGCGACAATATCCTGCGGAAAGAATTGACATCCGAGTTTTTCTTGTCCCAAGTCTTCAAATATGCCTTTGAATATAATTGCAACCTTGAGTATTCTAAAACTAGTCTAGAAGCTCTAAAATCTCTTtccaatattttgtttaaagagTCATGTGTCATAGAACCACTTAA GACCATGGGTCTCATTAAAAGTGTGATGGAAAGTGTGGATATCCTCATTGAAACTGAGAATAATGAGAGGCTCCTGCTATGTCTTAAGCTTCTTTTTCTTGTTACCGCTCTGGATTCGGCTTCAAG ACAAGAATTAATCAAATCCAACGCTCTGCAGATGCTTATGAAAATCGTGAAGATGAAAAGTTCGAAGATAACCGATTTGAATGTTTCAGCAGAAGCACTTAAGGTTGTATATAATATACTCTACTCAACTAGAGACGATGTTACTAAAGAg TTAGGTGACGACATCCGAAATCTCGTAGTAATGTTGAGATGCATTTTACAAGATCCAATGTTGAGTGAATTCAATAGTTATGCTTTGGTCAG CCAGGTGGTTAACGTATTGAACATCATTCCGAAACATTTATACAAACACCTTTTGGATGGAAATTTTAATGATCATGCCACTGATAATTTAATCAAAGATTCGGCtccagaaaacaaaacaaatgggATGTCTTCAATTGAAACTTTGATAGACTTTCTTCACTCACAGCTTAAGTTG GATGCTGGTAAAGAATCCGAAACTGCTAGTGATATACGAACTGATGAAAGAATTTGTCCTATTTTGAACTGTCTTACAAGAGCAAGTAAATCAAATCGTCAGATCAGAAAATTTTGTCGCTTAAAG GTACTACCTTACCTGGGTAAAGATGTTAAACGCCTACCAGAAGATGGCGATAATATAAGAAATTA CCTTTGTAAATTGCTAACACATCCAGTTCAAATTGTTGGTGAATCAGCAGCCTTATTTATCTTTGTACTTTGCAAGGAAAACA TTGGACGAGCAGTGAAATACACGGGCTTTGGGAATTTCGCTGGATTTTTAGCACGTCATGCTTTACTTGGAAAGCCATCAAAGGTTAATAGAGAATCTAATTGTAATGTCGAGTCAGATGAATATTCGGCTACGTCGACGGAATCAGAAACGGAAGAATATAAAAGGTTGAAGGAAGATGTGAACCCTGTAACAGGTCGATGGGAAATCCCACAACCGAACCCAATGGAAAACATGTCTGAAGAACAAAAGGAATATCTTGCTATGGACTTAGTACAGAAAATCGACAAACTTGAGAG ATCTGGATTGATTCAACCAGGAACTATTGGTGAAGATGGCCGAGTGAGGCCTGTACAACATATACTTGAACTCATTCAGACAAAAGAAGAGGACCAAAAGTCAAACGAATCTGTAAACTAG